From the genome of Leptospira koniambonensis:
AAATGAAATCGTAACTTCCTCCGGGTTGTATGGAAAAAAATCTGGCCTTAGGAGTTTTTGGGACACCCAAGTCCCGATCAAACTTATTTGCTTTCTGTCCAGAATCATAATGATCTCGGATCTCTTTTAGCACATCCTCGTCTAAATCTGTCTTTGTAGGAGAAGCGAAATTGGGGATTGGAAATAAGATACAGAATAAAAGTAAAAAATAAAATTTTGCCTGGATGTTTCGCTTCATGTATATATAAAGATGAATATTGCTTCTTTCAATCCAATCTGAGTCAACTAACAAAACGGATTGAATAAGTAATGCTGTCATTTAAGATGGAACCAATGGACTGGAGATTTAGATCATTACTTTTACTTACTATATCCTTTCTAAGCTTAGGTTGTCTAAAAACATTTCCAGTTTTGGAAGATCCAGCACCAGGGGCAGAAGGATTAGTTGCTTTCGGGCTCATCGTCGCCAAAGGCGGTATCTCAAATGGGATATTCACAGGCATTGAAGAATCCGGTTCCAAAGACACACATGTCTCTTCTATTGCAGGGGACACCTTTCGCATAGATTTAGAAGATCCAGGCAAAGAAATGGAAGGAGATGGGAACTACAGATTTTTATGGGTCCAAAAATTAAGGTTAGGTAAATCAGAAGAAGGAGTCCCTAAATATTTTGTAATTACTAGACTCCCTCAAAACCAATCCTTAGTTTTAGACAGCGCTTCTTATACTTACACCACTACTCATACTTATACAACTGTGAATAAATATGGACATGTACAAACACATACCTCCACAGTTGTTCATTCAAGTTCCATTCCGATAGAATACAATCCATTAGAAAAATCTAAATTTTCTTTTTACAATCCTGGAGGATTAGAGATCCGATTTATAGGAAATTTTATCGCACATCCTAAAGATGAAAATCGAAACTTAAGCGGTCTTTATAAGGGCACTTATGTTTTAACAAACATTGATACTTATCTGACAGAAAACCCTGATTCAAATGCTGGTTTTAAAAATAGATTTTATGGCAAAGAGGAGATAAGTGCAAAAGGTGCTGAGATCCATTTTCTAAAAAGATTTATTAAAGAAAACCGATCTCGCTATTGGCAGGACATCGCTATTAAAAGACTTTTTAGCTTGGATCCGAAAACCAGAGAGGCTGCGATCAAAGCAAAGATCCCAATTCCTTCCCAAGATTTAAGTTTAGAAAATCCGATCCAACAAAATTAAGGCTTAGAGATCAGAGTATTGATCGTTCCACTAAAGCCTGTCTCCAAAACAGTCCAAGAAGAAGGTTCTAATCCTGTTTCAGAATATACTATTCTTCCGGATCTTCCCGCGCCTACGAATTGTTTTGCAAAAGAATTGTAAGTTACACTTAAGAAATCAGGCATTCCATTATCGTATGTACAACTTCCAATAGAATCATACACATTCCAGTTTGCTCCGGAATCCGTAGAATTCATCCAAGTACATGCATCAGCTAATGCTACTATAAGATTCCCCTTATATGCAGCGGCATTTAATAATAGACCATAAGTGTAATCGGCCATCAGTACATTTGTGACTACTTCTACCCATTCGCCTCCGGGCAATTTTCGATTCACATAATTTGCGCTATCACCTTGCCCAAAAGTAAATCTGGAATGATTTGGTCCCCCATAAAACCAAGAAGTGTTTGGATTATAGTTTGGAGGTGTATCCGGAAATGCAGCATAACCCATATAATCCGGTAGATCTGCATCAGATACCCAAACGGCAGAAGAAGAATTGTATTTTAAGATCGCATCAGAATAAGAGCCAGTCTCTCCAGAACATCTTGCAACTCCATTGTCTACTTCCAAATAACAGGTAGTAGTCAAACCCCCATCCACAGTTGGAGTCGGTCCTAATTTTTTAAAGGCCCAGTTCATTCCGTCCAAACTGACTAAACCATAATAATCTTCGTTTGCTCCAGTTCCCATCTTATGACCGGAAGTGAAGAATAATCCAACACCTCCCACATTACCAAACACAACGGACCTAAGAGGAGTATTAGAATAAGTTGATGGACTTGGAGTTGGACAAGTATGTCTCACCCAATCCACACCATTTGCACTACTCCAAAGACCACAATTGTTTGAATTAGTCTGATAAGTATTTGTCAAGGTCCCGACTGCTACCCATCTTCCATTTCCTTGAGCCAATCCATAGATCACACCGCCAGAGCAGCCTGTAAATGAAGTCGAAGCACCTTGCGAAATATTCCAACTAATTCCATCGTTAGAAGTAAAAAGAGAACAATTGTCTCCAGCGGCCATAAACTCTGGCCCCGCATCTCTTCCGTTAATCGCTTCGGAAAGGCTAATGTCCATGAGTAAGCCTATAGGAGATTTTGCGGAATCTATATCGATTGATTTTGCTTGGTTGCAAGCCCAGATAGAAAAGAAGAATAGAACGAAATAAATACGCTTCATGGCAGGTACTCCCAGCTTTTATACCACAAACCAGCGTATAGAAAATTGCTAAATTTTCACTAAAATGAGGGATAGAACAAGCTCTAAAACTTTTTTTCTCTACCTAATAGTTCGGCTAACAAAACACCTGTGAGCACTAAACTACATCCGATCAAACCAGTAGCATCTAATCTTTCTTCCAAAGTAAAATAAGCAAGAATAGCGGAGAAGACTGGCTCCAAAGAAAAAATCAGCCCTGCTCTTGTGGGAGAAATTCCCTTTTGGTATTTTGTTTGTAAGAATGTAGTTCCTACAGAAGAGATCAAGCCATTATAAAACAATGCAGGCATTACTCTTGAATCCATTTTGATAAACAAAGGTTCGAATTCGGTCCAGTCCAGAATGAATGCCAAAAGAAAAGCAAATACGCTCGTCACTAATGTTTGGGATAAAAGAAGAATGTCCAAAGGACAGGACTTACTCGCCTTATCCACATAGATAATATAAAGAGAGAAGAAAAATGCTCCACCTAAAGTAAGAACATCTCCTAGATGATAGGATATTACAAATTTATGATCTTCTCCAACCGACTCAGCCGAAAGAAAGAATAGTCCAAACATTACTACAATCACCCCGATCAAGTTTCCAGAACTGGGCAAACGTCTTAAGAATAAAGTTTGTAAAATAGGAGTGATGACTACTAAGGTCCCAGTCAAAAATCCGGACTTAGTGGCAGTAGTATATTTTAAACCAATTGTCTCGAATGCAAATCCCATAAACATCCAAAAGCCCAATAGGAAAGCTAAGAAGTATAAAGATTTGTTTGTTTTCCAATTCGGATAAGATACTGGGTGCTTTCTATTTTTAAGAAGAATATAAATTACAAAAACAAATGTAGCGATCGCAAATCGAATACCAATAAACAAACAGGAAGAAATAGAAACTAAACTTAGCTTTGTAGCGGAGAAGGTTCCACCCCAAATCAAGGTGCAAAAGATTAAGGCTGCCTCGTTTTTATATCTGGTCATGATCTTATTGGGCAGGAGCTTTTTTCTTTAAAACAATATCTATAGCTTTCCAGGATCTCCAAGTAGTTCCTTCCCAGTTGAATGTTTCGTATCCTTCTTTTTCAACCTTTAACTTAATACCACGTATTCCAGGAAAGGATTGGAAGAACATTCCATCTTCTTTACGAGAAGTCCTAACTTCTCCATGATAAAAAAGAATCTTATCATATTTGATGTTTGCGACTATAGGATTCCCATGTTCATCTTTGATCTTGAAGTATAATTTACTTCCGTCTGCGATTTCCTCCAAAAGAATTGCCCAAGCAGGTCTCAAAGATTCTACAATTTTAGGAACATCTGAATAAGGTGGATTCAAATGAGAAGATTCTATTAAATAAGCAAGTGTTCCATACTTAAAGAAATAATAATCTTGGTCTACTCCGTCTACGCCATAGATATTTTTCTTAGCGCTGAAATTATGATTTGGATTTTTACTTTCTACAGAAGAAGCGATCCTCTTTCCTAAATTCCAAACCAGATCAGGTTCCGGATTTGAAGTCCCATCAATTGTGTACGGAACTAAAATGCAATTTGCAAATGCATGATAACTGATAGAAGCTGCAAACCTCTCCTTCTCCGCTAAATTCATCATTGCTTGTGTCTCAGGCTCCGAACCCGCGTAAGGTCCTCTAAAAAATACACTATTCGATACGGAAGAAGTTTGATTCGATTTTGTTTTTCCCCAAAAGAAAGGATAGTTACGATTTATATCCACTCCTGGATTATCTTTTTCAGTTACCTGTCCCCAACCAGGATATCCGTTCTTTCTTCCCATGGAAATATTTTCATGCCAAAACACACGAGAACCATCTGGGTTTACGATTGGAACTACCCAGATCTTCAACTTTGCGAAAATATCTGAATACTTCTTCTTATGAGCTAAAAGTTCATAGATCACATCATAACAATGTTCTACAGAAACAACTTCATTAGAATGATGGGCGCAATTGAATAGAACTGAAATTTTATCTTCATCTGGAATATTCGTATCTGTGAGTAAAATTGCTGGGATTTCTCTTCCCCTAGCCGATTTTCCTATTATCTTATACTGAGAGTGTTTAGGAAAAAGTTTGTGAACCCAAAACAGATAATGAGAGTTTAAAATATTATCCTTATAACCTTTTTTGATATCTGCTAATGCAAAAATGGATTCTGATAATGAATCCTGGTAATTTCCAGAATAATATTTAAATGGCATTCCTTTCGCAATATTGATCCCTTCTTTAGGGAAACCATAAGTCTTTAGTTTTTCCCTGTGGATCACTGCATAACTATGATCCTTCTCAATGAATGTATAAGGGACTTCCCATGAAGTGGCCTTCTCAAATTCTTCTCTTGCGTTTTTATCTATTTTCAGAAGAACAGAGATAGATCCGTCATTTAATGGGCGAGAAGGAATGGTTTCCCTGAGTACAGAACAGGAAACTATAAAAGAATAAAATAGGAAGCCGAGTAGAAAGACCCGAAAGAAGCCCGTCACAGTTTAAATTTCGGAAAACGAATTGGAAAGAAAAGAAAGAATTCTATTATTGAAAGGAATATTTAGTAACTTACTTAGGAAGGAAAACCGCTAATTCGGGAAAAGTAATAACCCTTCCCGAACCAGAAATGAATATTAAATTATTTTTTCTGCCAGAATTGGGAACGACCAATCAAGGAGAATCCGATATAACCGCGGACTTCTAATTTTTTTCCGCCATCGGTTGCTTTCAGACTACATTTGTACCAAGTTCCATCGTTTGGATCAAGAATACGTCCGCCAGTCCATTTGTCTCCGTCAGCTCCTAATCCTTTGATGATTACCATTCCTAAGATAGGTTTATCTTTTTCAGGTCCATCACATTCAGTACAACGAGCAGGTTTTCCATCTTTATCATTTGGATCGATAAGGGTTAGGATTTTTCCGAAAATTTTTCCGTCCTTCTCATAGATCTCAACTGTAGATTCTTCCTTTGTTCCTGCATCGTTGAATGTTCTCCAAACTCCTGTAACCGGAGCAGGATCTGCAGAAAGACTAAATGCTCCCGCAAAGAATAATACGAATAAGAATATTGCGCTCGTCCTCTTCATTAAATCACCTCGTTAAAATAGAAATAAAACGGGGAGAAATCTCCCCGCCTGCTTGGAATTTTATTTTTTAAGCCAAGTCTGAGTTCTACCGATCAAAGAAAAACCGATGAACCCTCTAACGTTCAATTTAGCACCACCATCAGTGGCTTTTAATTTACATTTATATGTTTTACCGTTATTAGGATCCATAATGGTTCCTCCGGTATACTCGTCATCATCCAGGCTCAGACCTTTGATAATAACAAGACCGATAACAGGTTTGTCTTTGTCTGCACCTTCACATTTGGTACAAACTTTTGGCTTGCCGTCTTTGTCCAAAGGATCTCTTAAGCTAGCAATCTTTCCGTAAATCTTGCCACCTTGCTCGTAGAGTTCTACTACGGACTTTTCTTTACCGTCTTCGTCGTCTATAGTCTTCCATTTTCCGACTACTGGAAGCGCGTCAGCAAATACAGATTCGCCTACTAAAAACGCCGCCAAAACGACAAATAAAACGAGTGATTTTTTCATTTTTGATTAACCCCTTAACGTTTGTATTGAAATCGGTTATATTTAGTCTTCTTTGGAACCAAGCAAGCAAACTATTCTTTGAACCATTTTTTTTGCTCAAAAACCCGAATATTACAGGAAAGAATTAGGGTTTTACGCAAAAACATGTAGTCTTATAGGTTAATTTATATGAGAAACCCGGTTTTTAACCGCCTTTCTCAGAGTATTTTTCATGTTTTCGAATCGTTTTCTCCCCTATTTACGAATATTTCTATCTATCTTCATATCCGTATCTTTCCTATTTTACTGTTCTGGGGAAGATAAAGGTTCGAAAACAAACGATTTGATCGCGTTATCCTTACTTACAAACAGGGACCAAATCGCTGAGGCATTAACATCTGCGATGGATCCAGTTTCTGGTTCTATGGAAGGTTTAAGTGGAGAAGGTACATCTGTTGCTTTCCAAGGAAATCGTATTACTTGGCCAGAAAGGATCAGCTCTTTAGGACATCGACTTTGGAATAGAGGACCTGATTTCGGTGAATTAGAAGCTTATAATTTTTCATTCAACTGTTGGGGCGGAGGAAATTATTCAAGACAAGTTTCTTCCACTGATGCAAGTGCATACGACTTCTTAGATTACATTTTGGATGGGAACGATCCTTCTTCTTCTTTCTTAGTTTCTAAAGAATTTGGGAATTGTAAATTTTTACCTTTTAGCAATTGGACAATTGATGGACTGACTGAAAATATTTGGAGTAATCTTTCTGGTTCTTCTCCTTTCGTACAAAACGGTACGAATTTGAAAATCGGAGTGAATCGTACGATCCAAAATTCCTCCCAAGGAATTTCAGTAAAAGTAACGGGAACAGGTGCACCTCTTGCTTATGGAGCGGGAACTCCAACAACCAATCAGGCGTACTCTTTAACCTGGAATAATATCCTGACAGGAGCTTCTCCTGGAATTTCTTCTTACTCCCAAGATGTTTCCGTTTTGAGAGAGGGATATTCCGGATCCGGTCTTATTTTCTCTCACCAAGTTTCGTCTTTAAGTTCTTTACAATACGGCGCGGATAGAAGCGAATCTAATCCTTTATCCTGGTACCGACTTTGGAGTGCAGGCTCTTTACAAGTGGTCCATGTGGAGAAAAATTTCACATTAACACTTTCAGTAGATGAACCTGTGAAATGGAAATACATCGATTGTCTTCCTAGATCCGGAAAAGTGTCCTTCACTTTGAGCGGAAATCTGACAGGAACTGGGACCATCTCCTTCTCCGATGGCTCAGGTTATTACGTTTACACAGTGACTGATTCCGACGGGAACAATTCTACCGAGCAGGGAAATCTAGACTTTTCTTCTTGTAGCGTTCCACTTTTTATTCTCTAAAAATTTCCGGATCAAAAACTTTCGGAACAAGCGAAAGGTCTGCCCAGTTTAGTCAATTTTTCTCTTGCATAAGAATGCACCAGGTCGAATCCTCTTGGGAAAGGATTCTTCCAGGTTTGATGAACTCATATTCCTTTCGTCCGATCCATTTTATTATTCTATTTTTATCTTTAATCTTTTTGGCCGCCCCTCATGTGCTCGGATCTCCCGACCCGAGCAAACCTTGTTACGGTAAAAAAATCAAAGGAATGCAATGTATTCCGGAAGGATATTTTATCCGCGGAAGTAATACACATGATCCGGACGAATCACCCGAACAAAAAATTTATCTCAGCGACTTCTTCATGGATCTATACGAGGTCACAAATGAAGACTTCAGCAAATGTATAGAAGAAGGTTCCTGCAAAGATTGTCTTTATAACGGAACCTGTGATTATATCGGACCTGCTTATGGAGATCTATATCTAAAGCCAAAACAGCCGGTTCTTGGAGTGAGTTGGTATACTGCAAAAGAATACTGTGAATGGGCAGGTAAACGACTTCCGACAGAAGCAGAATGGGAAAAGGCCGCCAGAGGACCAAAAGGGAATTTATTTCCTTGGGGGAACAAACCCGCAAATTGTAAGTTAGCCGTCATCGAAGAAGACGAAAGAAAAGGTTGTGTTTATAAAAAAATTAATCCTCCAAATTTAATGCCAACCGCTCCTGTAGGAAGTAGACCAGCAGGAGTTTACGGATTATTTGATATGGCAGGAAATTCCTGGGAATGGGTCCAAGACTGGTACTCCGAAAATTACAAAACATGTGGAGAAGCATGTAACGGAAAAGATCCGAAAGGGCCTTGCGAGGGAGAAGATAACTGTCCTGGTTTTGATAAAAAAACCTTAAAAGGTGGATCCTGGTGGTGGCCCTCAAGTTATGCAAGGGGTTCTAAAAGAAGAGCCCATGTTCCTCAAAATTACCCTGAATATCATCATTTTGGGTTCCGTTGTGCGAAAGACGCTGGTTAAAAAGCTATACAACGGATAGCACTCTTATAAACAAATGTAAGAAGCCAAAAATGGTCATGCGAAATGAAAACAAAAAATCTAAAGAAACCTGTCGTTTCTCTCTTGTTGGTCCTCCTACTAGGATGCGGATCTTCGGAGCTTACTCAAATCTCTGGAACGGAGACCCCATCTACAAATTGGGAACAAGATAAAAGTCCTTATATAATTTCTAATTGGGCGTTTTCTGAAATCCCTCCCGGAAATTTTTTCCACGGACATTTTCCTGTTTTACCAGGACAGAATTCAGAAAGTCCGACCGGCCAAGATCCTTATAAGAGTCCGTCCCAGACTCTGGAAGCCCGCGAAGCGGACTATAAACTAGAATCTTTTTTGGCGGCCCCTTCTAATATTTCTAATTATAATCCTAAAAGAAAGGACTCTTCTTTTGTATTTTTTCATTCAGTTAAAAGAAGTAAGAATGATCTAGATATATTACTTTCTGCTTATATACCTTTTTGTCCGTCTGGATGTTATCTTGGAGTAAAATCAGAAGGAAAAGAACAGATAATTGTTCCGGGAGAATCAGAGGATTCATCCAAACCCAGGATCGTAGTCATTCCATTCCAAAACGAAGAAGTTACTCTGGCTCTACAATTATTCCCTTTTAATGGTCCTCGAAATATGATGGAAAATCCCGTCATAGGCAGTTTTTCAGAAATCCAAACTGTTTATCTGGTAAAAGCTCTTAGAGTATTATTATTCAGCTCTTTGGAGTTTTTTTCCTTTTTCTTTTTTGCGTTTATATATATCAGAAGACCCCAAGATAAATTTAATCTCTCTTTTGCTCTTTTGAATTTATCCTTAGCAATCTGGTATCCGGCATACGAAGGTTGGTTCCAATACGTAGTGGATTCTCCCTGGACCTGGGTAATTTTCGGATATTCATTGGGAGCATTTCTTCCTATTCTATTTTATGAATTTACAATTGGGATTTTCCAAGCGCCCAGAAACATTCCTGGAAGAATATTACAATTTCTTTTTATTCTTCTGACCATTTGGCCTTCTTTGGAATACGCGATCACAGGAGGACACCAATACTTCGGAAAAATCGCATTCCATATATTTTTAGTCATATTAGTATTCTTTTATATGAATACTTTATATATATTTTTCAGATATAGATGGAGTAGCATTCTATCTTTCCGTTGGGTAGTCACAGGTTTAATTTTAGTCGCTGTATCTTCTTTTTATACTGTACTAAGTTTTGCGGGTTTTGGTCAGGCCCAACCTTGGGTGAATGAAAGTTTCCTAGGATTAACATTATTATTCAGCTTAGCTCTCGC
Proteins encoded in this window:
- a CDS encoding DMT family transporter; its protein translation is MTRYKNEAALIFCTLIWGGTFSATKLSLVSISSCLFIGIRFAIATFVFVIYILLKNRKHPVSYPNWKTNKSLYFLAFLLGFWMFMGFAFETIGLKYTTATKSGFLTGTLVVITPILQTLFLRRLPSSGNLIGVIVVMFGLFFLSAESVGEDHKFVISYHLGDVLTLGGAFFFSLYIIYVDKASKSCPLDILLLSQTLVTSVFAFLLAFILDWTEFEPLFIKMDSRVMPALFYNGLISSVGTTFLQTKYQKGISPTRAGLIFSLEPVFSAILAYFTLEERLDATGLIGCSLVLTGVLLAELLGREKKF
- a CDS encoding M14 family zinc carboxypeptidase, which produces MTGFFRVFLLGFLFYSFIVSCSVLRETIPSRPLNDGSISVLLKIDKNAREEFEKATSWEVPYTFIEKDHSYAVIHREKLKTYGFPKEGINIAKGMPFKYYSGNYQDSLSESIFALADIKKGYKDNILNSHYLFWVHKLFPKHSQYKIIGKSARGREIPAILLTDTNIPDEDKISVLFNCAHHSNEVVSVEHCYDVIYELLAHKKKYSDIFAKLKIWVVPIVNPDGSRVFWHENISMGRKNGYPGWGQVTEKDNPGVDINRNYPFFWGKTKSNQTSSVSNSVFFRGPYAGSEPETQAMMNLAEKERFAASISYHAFANCILVPYTIDGTSNPEPDLVWNLGKRIASSVESKNPNHNFSAKKNIYGVDGVDQDYYFFKYGTLAYLIESSHLNPPYSDVPKIVESLRPAWAILLEEIADGSKLYFKIKDEHGNPIVANIKYDKILFYHGEVRTSRKEDGMFFQSFPGIRGIKLKVEKEGYETFNWEGTTWRSWKAIDIVLKKKAPAQ
- a CDS encoding DUF2147 domain-containing protein, which encodes MKRTSAIFLFVLFFAGAFSLSADPAPVTGVWRTFNDAGTKEESTVEIYEKDGKIFGKILTLIDPNDKDGKPARCTECDGPEKDKPILGMVIIKGLGADGDKWTGGRILDPNDGTWYKCSLKATDGGKKLEVRGYIGFSLIGRSQFWQKK
- a CDS encoding DUF2147 domain-containing protein, with the protein product MKKSLVLFVVLAAFLVGESVFADALPVVGKWKTIDDEDGKEKSVVELYEQGGKIYGKIASLRDPLDKDGKPKVCTKCEGADKDKPVIGLVIIKGLSLDDDEYTGGTIMDPNNGKTYKCKLKATDGGAKLNVRGFIGFSLIGRTQTWLKK
- a CDS encoding formylglycine-generating enzyme family protein → MNSYSFRPIHFIILFLSLIFLAAPHVLGSPDPSKPCYGKKIKGMQCIPEGYFIRGSNTHDPDESPEQKIYLSDFFMDLYEVTNEDFSKCIEEGSCKDCLYNGTCDYIGPAYGDLYLKPKQPVLGVSWYTAKEYCEWAGKRLPTEAEWEKAARGPKGNLFPWGNKPANCKLAVIEEDERKGCVYKKINPPNLMPTAPVGSRPAGVYGLFDMAGNSWEWVQDWYSENYKTCGEACNGKDPKGPCEGEDNCPGFDKKTLKGGSWWWPSSYARGSKRRAHVPQNYPEYHHFGFRCAKDAG
- a CDS encoding PP2C family protein-serine/threonine phosphatase, whose amino-acid sequence is MKTKNLKKPVVSLLLVLLLGCGSSELTQISGTETPSTNWEQDKSPYIISNWAFSEIPPGNFFHGHFPVLPGQNSESPTGQDPYKSPSQTLEAREADYKLESFLAAPSNISNYNPKRKDSSFVFFHSVKRSKNDLDILLSAYIPFCPSGCYLGVKSEGKEQIIVPGESEDSSKPRIVVIPFQNEEVTLALQLFPFNGPRNMMENPVIGSFSEIQTVYLVKALRVLLFSSLEFFSFFFFAFIYIRRPQDKFNLSFALLNLSLAIWYPAYEGWFQYVVDSPWTWVIFGYSLGAFLPILFYEFTIGIFQAPRNIPGRILQFLFILLTIWPSLEYAITGGHQYFGKIAFHIFLVILVFFYMNTLYIFFRYRWSSILSFRWVVTGLILVAVSSFYTVLSFAGFGQAQPWVNESFLGLTLLFSLALAKRYAEVFRALEKSEGKLKSLNESLETKVEERTQIIELQKAELVQKGRILAKDLSIAGKIQNALLPRELPVIPNARISYRYKPMMEIGGDLLDVIYDPSTSSLGMFIGDVTGHGVSAALLASMLKMTLGDWSILLQDPSSLLLHIRNQFEGKLDGHFITATLVTVDLRSGKTLIANAGHPECLILRKGGVVEFYRPKGVAIYEAIPTTYQTEFVDLKPGDKVILYTDGIPDSRNTEGEFFGEDRLSDLLRKNSDQVPEDLCDSVIHGVQAFQGEFQNQDDMALLVVEYLG